A DNA window from Providencia huaxiensis contains the following coding sequences:
- the rbsC gene encoding ribose ABC transporter permease: MSSTTASSKRWFSKAWLMEQKSLIALLVLIAIVSTLSPNFFTVNNLFNILQQTSVNAIMAVGMTLVILTSGIDLSVGSLLALTGAVAASMVGAEVNALVAVAGALALGAAIGACTGVIVAKGKVQAFIATLVMMLLLRGVTRVYTDGSPINTGFSDNADLFGWFGIGRPFGIPTPVWLMIIVFAAAWYMLHHTRLGRYIYALGGNEAATRLSGINVDRIKIVVYALCGMLAALASVIEVARLSSAQPMAGNGYELDAIAAVVLGGTSLAGGKGRIVGTLIGALILGFLNNGLNLLGISSNYQMIVKAVVILLAVLVDNKK; encoded by the coding sequence ATGAGTTCAACTACCGCATCATCAAAACGCTGGTTCAGCAAAGCATGGCTGATGGAGCAAAAATCATTAATCGCACTCTTAGTTTTGATTGCCATCGTATCAACATTAAGCCCGAATTTTTTTACGGTTAATAACCTATTCAATATCTTACAACAAACCTCCGTCAACGCCATTATGGCCGTTGGGATGACGCTAGTTATCTTAACCTCGGGTATTGATCTCTCTGTTGGGTCCTTATTGGCCTTAACGGGCGCGGTTGCAGCTTCCATGGTCGGGGCGGAAGTTAATGCGCTAGTGGCTGTTGCGGGGGCATTAGCACTCGGTGCCGCGATCGGTGCATGCACCGGGGTGATTGTTGCAAAAGGAAAAGTCCAAGCTTTCATTGCGACTTTAGTCATGATGCTACTATTGCGTGGTGTGACACGAGTTTATACAGACGGTAGCCCTATCAATACAGGGTTTAGTGATAACGCAGACTTATTTGGCTGGTTTGGTATTGGCCGCCCATTTGGTATTCCTACCCCAGTCTGGTTAATGATTATCGTGTTTGCAGCTGCATGGTATATGTTGCACCATACTCGCCTTGGTCGTTACATCTACGCACTTGGTGGGAATGAAGCGGCTACCCGTCTTTCTGGTATTAATGTCGATCGCATTAAAATAGTGGTTTATGCCTTATGTGGAATGCTAGCAGCATTGGCGAGTGTCATTGAAGTTGCACGTTTATCATCGGCTCAGCCAATGGCAGGTAATGGTTATGAACTTGATGCTATCGCTGCGGTTGTACTTGGTGGTACCAGTCTTGCTGGTGGTAAGGGGCGTATAGTCGGAACATTGATTGGTGCGCTTATCCTTGGTTTTTTAAACAATGGATTAAACTTATTAGGTATTTCGTCAAACTACCAGATGATTGTTAAAGCTGTCGTCATCTTACTTGCTGTACTTGTTGATAATAAAAAGTAA
- the rbsA gene encoding ribose ABC transporter ATP-binding protein RbsA: MQPLLELIGIDKSFPGVKALSGATLNVYPGKVMALVGENGAGKSTMMKVLTGIYKKDAGQIRYLGKEVAFNGPKSSQEAGIGIIHQELNLIPELTIAENIFLGREYVNAFGKIDWKKMFSESDKLLKRLNLDYDSHQTIAELSIGEQQMVEIAKVLSFQSQVIIMDEPTDALTDTETESLFRVIEDLKAQGCGIVYISHRLKEIFEICDDVTVFRDGQFIGEKPVSELEEEKLIEMMVGRKLEDQYPRVEVETGNIRLQLEGVSGPGVTNANFTLKSGEILGVSGLMGAGRTELMKIIYGAATKKSGTIKLEGKAVTLKTPQDGLNSGIVYISEDRKRDGLVLGMSVKENMSLTALRYFSRAGGSLKHSEEQQTVSDFIRLFNIKTPSMDQIIGNLSGGNQQKVAIARGLMTRPKVLILDEPTRGVDVGAKKEIYQLINQFKKEGLSIILVSSEMPEVIGMSDRILVMHEGHISGEFSAKDATQEALMAAAVGKNYGSVQELSV; this comes from the coding sequence ATGCAACCTTTATTAGAACTTATCGGGATCGATAAATCATTTCCAGGGGTAAAAGCCCTCAGTGGGGCGACATTAAATGTCTACCCAGGAAAAGTCATGGCGCTGGTGGGGGAAAATGGGGCAGGCAAGTCAACCATGATGAAAGTGCTGACGGGTATTTATAAAAAAGATGCTGGTCAAATCCGCTATTTAGGTAAAGAAGTTGCATTTAATGGCCCTAAAAGCTCCCAAGAAGCAGGAATAGGGATTATCCACCAAGAACTCAATTTGATACCTGAATTAACTATTGCAGAGAATATTTTTCTAGGTCGAGAGTATGTGAATGCGTTTGGTAAAATTGACTGGAAAAAAATGTTCAGTGAGTCGGACAAACTGCTTAAACGGCTTAACCTTGATTATGATAGCCATCAAACTATTGCAGAGCTTTCTATTGGCGAACAACAAATGGTCGAAATCGCCAAAGTTCTGAGCTTTCAATCACAAGTGATTATCATGGATGAACCCACCGATGCACTAACAGACACGGAAACAGAGTCCCTATTTAGAGTTATCGAAGACTTAAAAGCTCAAGGCTGTGGCATTGTTTATATTTCCCATCGTTTAAAAGAAATTTTTGAAATTTGCGACGATGTGACCGTATTCCGTGATGGCCAGTTTATTGGTGAGAAACCTGTGAGTGAGTTGGAAGAAGAAAAACTCATTGAAATGATGGTTGGTCGTAAGCTTGAAGACCAGTACCCGAGGGTCGAGGTAGAAACCGGAAACATTAGGCTGCAGCTTGAAGGGGTATCTGGACCTGGTGTAACAAATGCCAATTTCACCCTGAAGAGTGGGGAAATTTTAGGTGTATCTGGCTTGATGGGCGCGGGGCGTACAGAGTTGATGAAAATCATCTACGGCGCGGCGACAAAAAAATCAGGCACGATAAAACTGGAAGGCAAAGCCGTAACACTGAAAACACCACAAGATGGCTTAAACAGTGGCATTGTTTATATTTCAGAAGACCGTAAACGAGATGGATTAGTATTAGGCATGTCAGTGAAAGAAAATATGTCATTGACAGCATTACGTTATTTCAGTCGTGCAGGGGGAAGCCTCAAGCATAGTGAAGAACAGCAAACCGTTAGCGATTTCATTCGGTTATTCAATATTAAAACCCCGTCTATGGACCAAATAATTGGCAACCTTTCAGGTGGAAACCAGCAAAAAGTGGCCATTGCGCGCGGTTTGATGACAAGACCAAAAGTACTGATCCTCGATGAGCCAACTCGTGGCGTAGACGTTGGTGCTAAAAAAGAAATCTATCAACTAATTAACCAATTTAAAAAAGAAGGGCTGAGTATCATTTTAGTTTCTTCAGAAATGCCTGAAGTAATAGGAATGAGTGACCGCATTTTGGTGATGCACGAAGGTCATATCAGCGGCGAATTTTCAGCCAAAGACGCGACTCAGGAAGCCTTAATGGCTGCCGCAGTGGGTAAAAATTATGGCTCAGTTCAGGAGTTATCAGTATGA
- the rbsD gene encoding D-ribose pyranase yields the protein MKKGILLNANVTSVIAKLGHTDQITLADAGLPIYQGTERIDLAITQGLPDFMSVLSVITQEMQVEKAILAEEISTINPQMEAAILAHLQQLEVTQNNTIEIIYCSHERFKQLTHDSKAVIRTGECSPFANIILCSGVTF from the coding sequence ATGAAAAAGGGTATTTTACTTAATGCCAACGTTACCTCGGTAATTGCAAAGTTAGGTCATACAGACCAAATAACGCTTGCTGATGCAGGTTTACCTATTTATCAAGGAACGGAGCGTATTGATTTAGCAATTACGCAAGGCTTACCCGATTTCATGTCAGTTTTAAGTGTCATCACCCAAGAGATGCAAGTCGAAAAAGCCATTCTAGCTGAGGAAATCAGTACCATTAACCCACAAATGGAAGCCGCTATTTTGGCTCACTTACAACAGTTAGAAGTTACTCAAAATAATACGATTGAAATTATTTATTGCAGCCATGAACGCTTTAAACAATTGACTCATGACAGTAAAGCGGTGATCCGCACCGGAGAATGTTCACCGTTCGCTAACATTATTCTTTGTTCTGGTGTGACTTTCTGA